One Thioclava electrotropha DNA segment encodes these proteins:
- a CDS encoding ATP-binding cassette domain-containing protein yields the protein MSLELIDLSLTASDASAPLFAPLSLVVAPGETVCLMGPSGIGKSSLLAHIGGHLPRGFTASGDVRLDGESVTQLPAERRGIGMLFQQAQLFPHLSVGDNLAFGLSAQVKGKVARHAAVEAALEQAGLAGMADRDPATLSGGQRTRAALMRTLLARPRAVLIDEPFAALDAELRAEIRSFTLQHLEAERIPCLMVSHDPDDGAAAARRIALG from the coding sequence ATGAGCCTGGAACTGATCGATCTGAGCCTGACCGCGTCCGACGCCTCCGCGCCGCTCTTCGCTCCGCTGTCGCTGGTCGTGGCGCCCGGAGAGACCGTCTGCCTGATGGGGCCCTCCGGGATCGGCAAGTCGAGCCTGCTCGCCCATATCGGGGGCCATCTGCCGCGGGGGTTCACGGCTTCGGGGGATGTCCGGCTCGATGGCGAAAGCGTCACGCAGCTCCCCGCTGAGAGGCGCGGCATCGGGATGCTGTTCCAGCAGGCGCAGCTGTTCCCACATCTCTCGGTCGGCGACAATCTGGCCTTCGGTCTGTCGGCGCAGGTGAAGGGCAAGGTCGCCCGGCACGCGGCGGTGGAGGCCGCGCTGGAACAGGCCGGGCTTGCGGGCATGGCGGATCGCGACCCGGCGACGCTATCGGGCGGGCAGCGCACCCGCGCGGCGTTGATGCGCACGCTGCTGGCGCGACCCCGTGCGGTGCTTATCGACGAACCCTTCGCCGCGCTCGATGCGGAGTTGCGGGCCGAGATCCGCAGTTTCACGCTGCAGCATCTTGAGGCTGAGCGTATCCCGTGCCTCATGGTCAGCCACGATCCGGATGACGGCGCGGCCGCGGCGCGCCGGATCGCATTGGGCTGA
- a CDS encoding CDP-alcohol phosphatidyltransferase family protein codes for MIDAALLPLQRAMMQPPAEALAARGIRADQVTVAGFALGLLAIPALAFHAYWLALALILINRIADGLDGAIARIKGPTDRGAFLDIALDFLFYALIPVGFALADPARNALAATVLIAAFVGTGSSFLAFASIAAKRGMSTEAYPTKGIYYLGGLTEGAETILFFSAICLFPQAFPILSGLFAAACFVTTVTRWLMGWRAFS; via the coding sequence ATGATCGACGCAGCTCTCCTGCCGCTGCAACGCGCGATGATGCAGCCCCCCGCCGAGGCGCTGGCCGCGCGCGGTATCCGCGCCGATCAGGTGACGGTGGCGGGCTTCGCACTGGGTCTTCTGGCGATCCCGGCGCTGGCATTCCATGCCTATTGGCTGGCGCTGGCGCTGATCCTCATCAACCGGATCGCGGACGGACTCGACGGGGCCATCGCGCGGATCAAGGGGCCGACAGATCGCGGGGCTTTCCTCGATATTGCGCTCGATTTCCTGTTCTACGCGCTGATCCCGGTGGGCTTCGCGCTGGCCGATCCTGCGCGCAACGCGCTGGCCGCGACCGTCCTGATCGCGGCCTTCGTCGGCACCGGATCGAGCTTCCTCGCCTTCGCCTCCATCGCCGCCAAGCGCGGGATGAGCACTGAAGCCTATCCGACCAAGGGTATCTATTACCTTGGCGGGCTGACCGAAGGGGCCGAGACGATCCTGTTCTTCTCGGCGATCTGCCTGTTTCCGCAGGCCTTCCCGATCCTCTCGGGCCTCTTCGCTGCCGCTTGTTTCGTGACCACCGTAACCCGCTGGCTGATGGGCTGGCGGGCGTTTTCCTGA
- a CDS encoding ABC transporter permease codes for MRLAGAILTLVIGAPVLLGAALTLATGFGWQPGLGRVDLGWEGFTEALAAPGILTSLRLTLVTGLGAAMLSLVASIPLARWLVTRQSASRWLTPLLAVPHAALAIGLAFLIAPSGWAARLISPWATGWDLPPQIVTLGDPWGLSLILGLMLKEVPFLTLMTLVAAAQRPVAEQMAAGRALGYAPGRVWARIVWPQLYPALRLPVLIVLAFSLSVVDMALILGPSNPPTLAVRILRLYGAPDPAQAVPASALAVILLAVMGASAALWMVGERAVARLGKALIRKGHRGVSRRNWSGAGLIGAGGALAIGSLGALVLWSLASFWRFPDALPADLTLKRWASADWAGPALTSLTLALVSTALALILAMLWLESEDRSGKRLPLGALIVLPLLLPQIGFLQGLTTGFLWLGLPPGPVAVTWAELLFVFPYVMIALAGPWRALDRAHLASAASLGAGPTRRLLRIKLPMLLGPICAAAAIGVAVSVAQYLAVLLPGAGRVQALATEAVALASGADRRLAAILALMQAALPWVGFALALAVPAWWHRNRRGLRGGVA; via the coding sequence ATGCGGCTCGCCGGGGCGATCCTGACGCTGGTGATCGGCGCGCCGGTGCTGCTCGGCGCGGCGCTGACGCTGGCGACCGGTTTCGGCTGGCAGCCGGGGCTGGGGCGGGTTGATCTGGGCTGGGAGGGCTTCACCGAGGCTCTGGCCGCGCCGGGTATCCTCACCTCGCTGCGGCTGACATTGGTGACCGGCCTAGGGGCGGCGATGCTGTCGCTCGTGGCCTCGATCCCGCTGGCGCGCTGGCTGGTGACGCGGCAATCGGCGTCGCGCTGGCTGACGCCGCTGCTGGCAGTGCCCCATGCGGCGCTGGCGATCGGGCTGGCCTTTCTGATCGCGCCCTCGGGCTGGGCCGCGCGGCTGATCTCGCCCTGGGCGACCGGCTGGGATCTGCCGCCGCAGATCGTGACGCTGGGCGATCCGTGGGGGCTGTCGCTGATCCTCGGGCTGATGCTGAAAGAGGTACCGTTCCTGACGCTGATGACGCTGGTGGCCGCCGCGCAGCGCCCGGTTGCCGAGCAGATGGCGGCGGGGCGCGCGCTTGGCTATGCGCCGGGCCGCGTCTGGGCTCGGATTGTCTGGCCGCAGCTTTACCCGGCGCTGCGCCTGCCGGTGCTGATCGTGCTGGCCTTCTCGCTGTCGGTCGTCGACATGGCGCTGATCCTCGGGCCGTCGAACCCGCCGACGCTGGCGGTGCGCATTCTGCGGCTCTACGGCGCGCCCGATCCCGCGCAGGCGGTGCCCGCCTCGGCGCTGGCGGTGATCTTGCTGGCCGTGATGGGGGCGAGTGCGGCGCTATGGATGGTTGGCGAGCGCGCGGTGGCGCGACTCGGCAAGGCGCTGATCCGGAAGGGGCATCGCGGCGTGTCGCGGCGGAACTGGAGCGGCGCTGGTTTGATCGGCGCGGGCGGCGCCCTCGCGATCGGATCGCTGGGCGCCCTGGTCCTGTGGAGCCTAGCGAGCTTCTGGCGTTTTCCCGATGCGCTGCCCGCCGACCTCACCCTCAAACGCTGGGCCAGCGCCGATTGGGCGGGGCCTGCGCTGACCAGCCTGACCCTTGCGCTTGTCTCGACGGCGCTGGCGCTGATCCTCGCAATGCTCTGGCTGGAAAGCGAGGACCGCTCCGGCAAGCGCCTGCCGCTAGGCGCGCTGATCGTCCTGCCGCTTCTGCTGCCGCAGATCGGGTTTCTGCAGGGGCTGACCACCGGGTTTCTCTGGCTCGGTCTGCCGCCGGGGCCGGTCGCGGTGACATGGGCCGAACTGCTCTTCGTCTTTCCCTATGTAATGATCGCGCTGGCCGGGCCGTGGCGCGCGCTCGACCGGGCGCATCTCGCCAGTGCGGCGAGCCTCGGGGCCGGGCCGACGCGGCGCCTTCTGCGGATCAAGCTGCCGATGCTGCTGGGTCCGATCTGTGCGGCGGCGGCGATCGGGGTCGCGGTGTCGGTCGCGCAATATCTGGCCGTTCTGCTGCCCGGCGCGGGGCGCGTTCAGGCGCTGGCGACTGAAGCCGTGGCGCTGGCCTCGGGGGCGGACCGGCGGCTGGCCGCGATCCTTGCGCTGATGCAGGCGGCGCTGCCATGGGTAGGTTTCGCGCTGGCGCTCGCGGTCCCGGCATGGTGGCACCGCAACCGGCGCGGCTTGCGCGGAGGAGTGGCATGA
- a CDS encoding DUF6478 family protein, which yields MAGRNGGSLLQRIAERRSLRRWRDAASKVPALDPEGLRGLRARARALRNEVDTVLRATEQRLTAFPGDSSVRKPSGSDWAWRPPLWRVKAHPHGIAGAQSRDKLGDDLTLFHDCPRSEITLRQIRNTKGETLAPFGLRLDVLRFEGSFLSLVLDLPDAALGGLQLNHLIRLEMQLDCERELEVFCRLNIKHGPNSEQLVRELPHGDGARSVEFDLAYTRMNERRLEKAWVDLIFENPRMNEVVIRDLTFARYPRAEL from the coding sequence ATGGCAGGACGGAACGGCGGATCGCTGTTGCAACGGATTGCCGAGCGGCGCAGCTTGCGGCGCTGGCGCGATGCGGCGTCCAAGGTCCCTGCATTGGATCCGGAGGGGCTTCGCGGTCTGCGCGCACGTGCCCGCGCCCTGCGCAACGAAGTCGACACGGTGCTGCGCGCGACCGAACAGCGGCTGACGGCTTTTCCCGGCGATAGCTCTGTGCGCAAACCGTCGGGCAGCGATTGGGCGTGGCGTCCGCCGCTGTGGCGCGTGAAGGCGCATCCGCATGGCATCGCGGGGGCGCAAAGCCGCGACAAGCTTGGCGATGACCTCACCCTGTTCCATGACTGCCCGCGCTCCGAGATCACGCTGCGCCAGATCCGCAATACGAAGGGCGAAACGCTCGCGCCGTTCGGGCTGCGGCTCGATGTGCTGCGGTTCGAAGGGTCGTTCCTGTCGCTGGTGCTCGACCTGCCCGACGCGGCGCTTGGCGGGCTGCAACTCAACCATCTCATCCGGCTGGAGATGCAGCTGGACTGCGAGCGGGAGCTGGAAGTGTTCTGCCGCCTCAACATCAAGCACGGCCCCAATTCGGAGCAGCTGGTGCGCGAACTGCCCCATGGCGACGGCGCGCGCTCTGTCGAATTCGATCTGGCCTATACGCGGATGAACGAGCGGCGGCTGGAAAAGGCGTGGGTCGATCTGATTTTTGAAAACCCACGGATGAACGAGGTGGTGATCCGCGATCTCACCTTCGCGCGCTACCCGCGCGCCGAACTGTGA
- a CDS encoding FAD-dependent oxidoreductase yields the protein MRKPLIFLGLIALAVIAAFLVADPDPERLRALRDSLAAWREAHPLALPIGFFVTYVVVTALSLPFAVWLTLLGAALLGFWQGLVLISFASSIGALLAFLVARYLMRDWVRGRLGPRLTKIEKGAARDGEFYLFSLRLIPVVPFFVINLAFGLTRMKVWKFYAVSQLGMLPGTAVYVAAGAQLGDLDSLSGIVSPGLLGAFAALAVFPWVARAALRVWARKRAYRGYERPAKFDRNLIVIGAGAAGLVASYVAAQAKAKVTLVQEGPMGGDCLNFGCVPSKALIASARAAGVARGSEALGVRADVSVDWPVVTQRISEVIAQIEPNDSVERYEGLGVEVIEGHARLEDPWTVRVGDERLTARGVVLATGAAPVIPPIEGIGSVEPLTSDTLWEALAAMPAPPEKMVILGGGPIGCEIAQALARLGAGVTVVEAAERLLIREDTEASDAIAAALRTDGVDLKLGAKAIRFGRDESGEEGGKWLELEDGSKIEFDTLLVAVGRKARLEGFELEKLGIPANKVIETNDYLETLMPNIYAAGDAAGPLQLTNAAGHQGWIAAANALASPFWRFKAHAAPIPHAVFTSPELARVGMTAAEAESEGVHHEVTTYPLGDLDRALAEGAGQGFVRIVTAKGSDKILGATVCGAHAAEVLAEFALAMRHGLGLGKILSTPHIYPSWSEAAKNAAGRWRQAHVNPRTLRIAERFMTWRRG from the coding sequence ATGCGCAAACCTCTGATATTCCTTGGCCTGATCGCTCTGGCGGTGATCGCGGCCTTTCTGGTGGCCGATCCCGACCCCGAGCGGCTGCGCGCGCTGCGCGACAGCCTCGCCGCGTGGCGCGAGGCGCATCCGCTGGCGCTGCCCATCGGGTTCTTCGTCACTTACGTCGTGGTGACGGCGCTTTCGCTGCCCTTCGCGGTCTGGCTGACACTGCTGGGTGCCGCGCTTCTGGGGTTCTGGCAGGGGTTGGTTCTGATCTCGTTCGCGTCCTCCATCGGGGCGCTGCTGGCCTTTCTGGTCGCGCGCTACCTGATGCGCGACTGGGTGCGCGGGCGGCTTGGCCCGCGGCTCACGAAGATCGAGAAAGGGGCGGCGCGCGACGGCGAGTTCTACCTGTTCTCGCTGCGGCTGATCCCGGTCGTGCCGTTCTTCGTGATCAACCTCGCCTTCGGGCTGACCCGGATGAAAGTATGGAAATTCTATGCCGTCTCGCAGCTCGGAATGCTGCCCGGCACCGCCGTCTATGTCGCGGCGGGCGCGCAACTGGGCGATCTGGACAGCCTGTCGGGGATCGTCTCGCCGGGGCTGCTGGGTGCCTTTGCGGCGCTGGCGGTGTTTCCGTGGGTGGCGCGCGCGGCGCTGCGGGTCTGGGCACGCAAGCGGGCCTATCGCGGCTATGAGCGCCCGGCGAAGTTCGACCGCAACCTGATCGTGATCGGCGCGGGGGCTGCGGGGCTGGTGGCCTCCTATGTCGCGGCGCAGGCGAAGGCGAAAGTGACGCTGGTGCAGGAAGGCCCGATGGGCGGCGATTGCCTGAATTTCGGCTGCGTGCCGTCGAAGGCGCTGATCGCCTCGGCTCGGGCTGCGGGCGTGGCGCGCGGTTCCGAGGCGCTGGGCGTGCGCGCGGATGTCTCGGTCGATTGGCCGGTGGTGACGCAGCGAATCTCCGAGGTGATCGCGCAGATCGAGCCGAATGATTCCGTGGAACGCTATGAAGGTCTCGGCGTCGAGGTGATCGAAGGTCATGCGCGGCTGGAAGACCCGTGGACGGTGCGTGTGGGCGATGAGCGCCTGACCGCGCGCGGGGTGGTGCTTGCCACTGGCGCGGCCCCGGTGATCCCGCCGATCGAGGGGATCGGATCGGTCGAGCCGCTGACCTCGGACACGCTGTGGGAGGCGCTTGCCGCGATGCCCGCACCGCCCGAGAAGATGGTGATCCTCGGCGGTGGCCCGATTGGCTGCGAGATCGCGCAGGCGTTGGCACGCCTTGGAGCGGGCGTCACCGTGGTCGAGGCGGCGGAGCGGCTGTTGATCCGTGAGGATACGGAAGCCTCGGATGCCATCGCGGCAGCCTTGCGCACCGATGGGGTCGACCTGAAGCTCGGCGCGAAGGCGATCCGTTTCGGGCGTGACGAGTCCGGTGAAGAAGGCGGCAAATGGCTGGAACTGGAGGACGGCTCGAAGATCGAATTCGACACGCTTCTGGTCGCGGTCGGGCGCAAGGCGCGGCTCGAAGGCTTCGAGCTGGAGAAACTGGGCATTCCGGCGAACAAGGTGATCGAGACGAACGACTACCTCGAGACGCTGATGCCCAATATCTACGCCGCAGGCGACGCGGCGGGACCGTTGCAGCTGACCAATGCCGCAGGCCATCAGGGCTGGATCGCGGCGGCGAATGCGCTGGCCTCGCCCTTCTGGCGCTTCAAGGCTCATGCCGCGCCGATCCCGCATGCGGTCTTCACCTCGCCCGAACTGGCGCGGGTGGGGATGACAGCTGCGGAAGCTGAGTCCGAGGGCGTGCATCACGAGGTCACGACCTATCCGCTGGGCGATCTCGACCGCGCGCTCGCCGAAGGGGCGGGGCAGGGCTTCGTGCGGATCGTCACCGCGAAAGGCTCCGACAAGATCCTTGGTGCCACGGTCTGCGGGGCACATGCCGCCGAGGTGCTGGCGGAGTTCGCGCTGGCGATGCGGCACGGGCTGGGCTTGGGCAAGATTCTCTCGACGCCGCATATCTATCCGAGCTGGTCCGAGGCCGCGAAAAACGCCGCCGGGCGCTGGCGGCAGGCCCATGTGAACCCGCGCACGCTGCGGATCGCCGAGCGTTTCATGACCTGGAGGCGCGGATGA
- a CDS encoding ABC transporter substrate-binding protein — protein sequence MRNLLAAPVLAASLALPLAAPAFADWAQTEAEAKGQTVYFNAWGGDPRTNAFIDWVSDQMQEKYGVTVEQVKLSDTAEAVSRVQAEKAAGKNDGGAVDLIWINGPNFLAMKEAGLLHGPFVSDLPNAKYLDLSEGSAATTDFTVPTEGYESPWRLAKFAFAYDAERVSDPPKDMAGLLDWAKAHPGRFTHPNPSNFMGASFLKQALVELAPDPAALSQPVTDEAYAKETAPLWAWYDALRPLMWREGKSFPENESVQAQLLADGEVDFAMFFDPAAPAAMIEQGVLPPSVRVWVPEGGTIGNISYVAIPYNAAHQAGAELVANFLLDPATQAHMQDIRVLGSFSVLDPAKLDADAKAAFADLPTAPALPTLNDLGPTLPEPHPSWMTKLTEDWAQRYTK from the coding sequence ATGAGAAACCTTCTTGCCGCCCCGGTTCTTGCCGCGAGTCTCGCGCTGCCGCTTGCCGCGCCCGCCTTTGCCGATTGGGCGCAAACGGAAGCCGAGGCGAAGGGCCAGACGGTTTATTTCAACGCTTGGGGCGGCGATCCGCGCACCAATGCGTTCATAGATTGGGTGTCCGACCAGATGCAGGAGAAATACGGCGTCACGGTCGAGCAGGTGAAGCTGTCCGACACCGCCGAAGCCGTCTCGCGCGTGCAGGCCGAGAAGGCGGCGGGTAAGAATGACGGCGGCGCGGTTGACCTTATCTGGATCAACGGGCCGAATTTTCTGGCGATGAAAGAGGCGGGCTTGCTGCATGGGCCGTTCGTTTCCGATCTGCCCAATGCGAAATATCTCGACCTGTCCGAAGGCTCGGCGGCGACGACCGATTTCACCGTCCCGACGGAAGGGTACGAGAGCCCGTGGCGGCTCGCGAAATTCGCCTTTGCCTATGATGCGGAGCGGGTGAGCGATCCGCCGAAGGATATGGCAGGGCTTCTGGACTGGGCGAAGGCGCATCCGGGCCGCTTCACCCACCCCAACCCGTCGAATTTCATGGGGGCGAGCTTCCTCAAGCAGGCTTTGGTCGAGCTTGCGCCCGATCCGGCGGCGCTGTCACAGCCGGTGACGGACGAGGCCTATGCCAAGGAAACCGCGCCGCTCTGGGCATGGTATGACGCGCTGCGCCCATTGATGTGGCGCGAGGGTAAATCCTTCCCCGAGAACGAGAGCGTGCAAGCGCAATTACTGGCCGACGGCGAGGTCGATTTCGCAATGTTCTTCGACCCGGCCGCGCCAGCTGCGATGATCGAGCAGGGCGTGCTGCCGCCTTCGGTCCGCGTCTGGGTGCCTGAAGGCGGCACGATCGGGAATATCTCCTACGTCGCGATCCCCTATAACGCGGCGCATCAGGCGGGGGCGGAGCTGGTCGCGAATTTCCTGCTCGACCCGGCCACGCAGGCGCATATGCAGGATATCCGCGTGCTGGGCAGTTTCTCGGTGCTCGATCCGGCAAAGCTGGATGCCGACGCGAAGGCGGCTTTCGCGGACCTGCCCACCGCGCCCGCGCTGCCGACGTTGAACGATCTCGGGCCGACGCTCCCCGAGCCGCATCCGAGCTGGATGACCAAGCTCACCGAGGACTGGGCGCAGCGCTACACGAAGTGA
- a CDS encoding AMP-binding protein, protein MGWLADETGLEKCAANYAPLTPLSHLNRALEVFPERPAVIYGSRSYNYVDYHARVSQLASALKARGVKPGDVVATILPNTLPQIEAHFGVPACGAVLNAINTRLDVDTVAYIFEHGGAKIVLCDVAFLPVAEEAVKKMKGPAPQIIEVADPEHGFEPTGHYLEYEALVAEGDPMFDWIMPEDEWESIALNYTSGTTGKPKGVVYHHRGAYLSTQANAISWRMQLYPVLLTIVPLFHCNSWTHSWMIPMMGGTVVGCRDVTAKNIYDAIADHGVTHFGGAPIVLNTIINAKDEHRRAFDHVVEVFTAGAPPPASTLAAIEPLGFNVTQVYGLTETYGPAVECTWKPSWEGTEGEARADLKARTGVSMPMLEKVTVYDQGKEVARDAQHLGEIVFRGNMVMKGYFKNPQATREAFEGGVFHSGDIAFMHPDGYIKITDRAKDIIISGGENVSSVEVEGVICAHPAVSLASVVAKPDETWGEVPCAFVELKEGKEATEEELIKFCRARLAGFKTPKRVVFSELPKTSTGKIQKFELRAVAKLLDA, encoded by the coding sequence ATGGGCTGGCTTGCAGACGAGACGGGTCTGGAGAAATGCGCGGCGAATTACGCACCGCTTACACCTTTGTCGCATCTCAACCGCGCGCTGGAGGTCTTCCCCGAGCGACCGGCGGTGATCTACGGCAGCCGCTCTTATAATTACGTCGATTACCACGCGCGCGTGAGTCAGCTGGCCTCCGCCCTCAAGGCGCGCGGCGTGAAACCCGGCGACGTGGTGGCGACGATCCTGCCCAACACCCTGCCCCAGATCGAGGCGCATTTCGGCGTGCCCGCCTGCGGCGCGGTCCTCAATGCGATCAACACACGGCTCGATGTCGATACCGTCGCCTATATCTTCGAACATGGCGGTGCGAAGATCGTGCTCTGTGACGTGGCCTTCCTGCCGGTGGCCGAAGAAGCCGTGAAGAAGATGAAGGGCCCCGCGCCGCAGATCATCGAAGTGGCCGACCCCGAGCACGGCTTCGAGCCGACCGGGCACTACCTCGAATACGAGGCGCTGGTGGCCGAGGGCGATCCGATGTTCGACTGGATCATGCCCGAGGACGAATGGGAGAGCATCGCGCTCAATTACACCTCCGGCACGACCGGCAAGCCCAAGGGGGTCGTCTATCATCACCGGGGCGCCTATCTCTCGACTCAGGCGAATGCGATCTCGTGGCGCATGCAGCTCTATCCAGTTCTGCTGACCATCGTGCCGCTGTTCCATTGCAACTCGTGGACACATAGCTGGATGATCCCGATGATGGGCGGCACGGTCGTCGGCTGCCGGGACGTAACTGCGAAGAATATCTATGACGCGATCGCCGATCATGGCGTGACGCATTTCGGCGGCGCGCCGATCGTGCTGAACACGATCATCAACGCCAAGGACGAACATCGCCGCGCCTTCGATCATGTGGTGGAGGTCTTCACCGCCGGTGCGCCCCCGCCCGCCTCGACGCTGGCCGCGATCGAGCCTCTGGGCTTCAACGTCACGCAGGTCTACGGGCTGACCGAAACCTATGGCCCGGCGGTGGAATGCACCTGGAAGCCCTCCTGGGAGGGAACCGAGGGCGAGGCGCGCGCCGATCTTAAGGCGCGCACCGGGGTCTCGATGCCGATGCTCGAGAAGGTCACCGTCTACGATCAGGGCAAGGAGGTCGCGCGCGACGCCCAGCATCTGGGCGAGATCGTCTTCCGAGGCAACATGGTCATGAAGGGCTATTTCAAGAACCCGCAGGCGACGCGCGAAGCCTTCGAGGGTGGCGTGTTCCACTCGGGCGACATCGCCTTCATGCATCCCGACGGCTACATCAAGATCACCGACCGCGCGAAGGACATCATCATTTCGGGCGGCGAGAACGTCTCCTCGGTCGAGGTGGAGGGCGTGATCTGCGCCCATCCGGCGGTCTCGCTCGCCTCGGTCGTGGCGAAGCCGGACGAGACCTGGGGCGAGGTGCCCTGCGCCTTTGTCGAGCTGAAGGAGGGCAAGGAGGCAACGGAGGAGGAGCTGATCAAGTTCTGCCGCGCACGGCTCGCGGGCTTCAAGACGCCCAAGCGCGTGGTGTTCTCGGAACTGCCGAAAACCTCGACCGGAAAGATCCAGAAATTCGAGCTGCGGGCGGTCGCCAAACTGCTCGACGCGTAG
- a CDS encoding sulfotransferase family 2 domain-containing protein: MIVSHGRRYIFVHIPKTGGTALTLALENRAMADDLLIGDTPKARRRKRRLEGRETRGRLWKHSTLSDGLGLYSEDEARSYFTFTLVRNPWDRVVSYYHWLREQRMAHPAVALAKSLSFSDFLNHPHTQASLAAAPYGSYMRLPDGEEICDLYIRLEDVEADAAPLASHLGFSVTPLARCNISERKRNWRGYFSDFDAEVVSKLCAEDIARFGYRF, translated from the coding sequence ATGATCGTTTCGCATGGCCGCCGCTACATCTTCGTTCATATCCCGAAGACGGGTGGCACGGCGCTGACGCTCGCGCTGGAGAACCGCGCGATGGCGGATGACCTGCTGATCGGCGATACGCCCAAGGCGCGGCGGCGCAAACGCAGGCTGGAGGGACGCGAGACCCGGGGGCGGCTTTGGAAGCATTCCACGCTGAGCGACGGGCTGGGCCTCTATAGCGAAGATGAGGCACGCAGCTATTTCACCTTCACGCTGGTGCGGAACCCGTGGGACCGGGTCGTCAGCTACTACCATTGGTTGCGCGAGCAGCGGATGGCGCATCCCGCCGTGGCGTTAGCAAAGTCGCTCAGCTTTTCGGACTTCCTTAACCATCCGCACACGCAGGCATCCCTCGCGGCGGCCCCCTATGGCAGCTACATGCGGCTGCCGGACGGGGAGGAGATTTGTGACCTCTATATTCGCCTCGAAGATGTAGAGGCCGATGCCGCACCTCTCGCGTCACATCTCGGGTTTTCCGTGACTCCCCTCGCGAGATGCAACATCTCCGAGCGGAAGCGCAACTGGCGCGGGTATTTTTCAGATTTCGATGCTGAAGTGGTTTCGAAACTCTGTGCCGAGGACATCGCGCGGTTCGGTTACCGATTCTAA
- a CDS encoding Hint domain-containing protein — protein sequence MTRSATTTWNDDCAFDSALAGATSGRVLDNGAASGIVAGTRIATAMGWRPVEAIAVRDMVMTFDSGLRPVVDVKRTQLWLGHGRCPDHRKPLAVPVGALGNKTPMLLLPEQNMMVESDMAEAIYGDPFAVIPASALEGYRGIDRITPHRPIDVIVLEFEEEEIVYANGSGMVHCGSVNSHRLEALFDDDAGPNYETLSLEMARSIVAGLIDEDLTAHAYAAE from the coding sequence ATGACCCGCAGTGCAACGACGACTTGGAACGACGATTGCGCCTTTGATTCCGCTCTGGCGGGCGCAACCTCCGGGCGAGTGCTCGATAACGGGGCTGCTTCGGGGATCGTTGCCGGAACGCGAATCGCGACCGCTATGGGCTGGCGCCCGGTGGAAGCAATTGCGGTTCGCGACATGGTCATGACCTTCGACAGTGGCCTGCGTCCCGTCGTGGACGTCAAGCGAACTCAACTCTGGCTCGGTCACGGGCGTTGCCCGGACCATCGCAAGCCGCTCGCCGTGCCGGTCGGCGCGTTGGGCAACAAAACCCCGATGCTGCTTTTGCCTGAACAGAACATGATGGTGGAAAGCGACATGGCTGAGGCAATTTACGGTGACCCCTTCGCCGTAATCCCTGCCTCTGCTCTTGAAGGCTATCGTGGGATCGATCGGATTACACCCCACCGTCCGATCGACGTGATCGTGCTGGAGTTTGAGGAGGAGGAGATCGTCTACGCAAATGGTTCTGGCATGGTCCATTGCGGTTCGGTCAACAGCCACCGGCTTGAAGCACTCTTCGACGATGATGCAGGCCCGAACTACGAGACGCTGTCGCTTGAAATGGCACGCTCGATCGTTGCAGGGCTCATCGACGAAGATCTGACCGCGCACGCTTACGCGGCAGAGTGA